A genomic window from Silene latifolia isolate original U9 population chromosome Y, ASM4854445v1, whole genome shotgun sequence includes:
- the LOC141629878 gene encoding uncharacterized protein LOC141629878, producing MCDGWSLSTNTSCHPRGRVWVLWNPTVFQVQFMQYTALLIHMEIVEISTKFHFYYTMVYAFNDTGESKDLWNTLNVLLVDLSTPGTINKTLKPESTLDATSHMKGRRSFKYYNMRSQVPEFIPCIQSHWNIYWSGTKMFRVVMKLKSLKKPLKDLNKQLFVDIENSAAHAWKALDAIQNQLKLAPTYASLISKEKEVAGVYRDLQSACYIFFVQKTKATWVNQGDNNIRYFHSILKVRSAKNKVFLIEDHQGIAHTDANQIQAAFLHYYEELLGTAADTTPVSHSLVQLGPMCTPYHCEVLLSPVTKAEIKEAIFSIPNHKASGPDGFSSAFFKDF from the exons ATGTGTGATGGTTGGTCCTTGTCTACTAATACTTCCTGCCATCCTAGAGGTAGAGTTTGGGTGTTGTGGAATCCCACTGTTTTTCAAGTTCAGTTTATGCAGTACACTGCCCTACTTATTCATATGGAAATTGTTGAGATTAGTACTAAATTCCACTTTTATTATACTATGGTCTATGCATTTAATGACACTGGTGAGAGTAAGGATCTTTGGAATACTCTGAATG TCTTGCTGGTGGATCTTTCTACACCTGGAACAATAAACAAGACCCTCAAACCAGAATCTACTCTAG ATGCTACTTCTCATATGAAAGGAAGGAGAAGCTTTAAATACTATAATATGCGGAGTCAAGTTCCTGAGTTTATACCATGTATTCAATCTCACTGGAACATCTATTGGTCTGGTACTAAGATGTTTAGAGTTGTTATGAAGCTTAAGTCACTCAAAAAACCACTCAAAGATCTCAATAAGCAGCTCTTTGTAGATATTGAGAATAGTGCTGCTCATGCTTGGAAAGCCTTAGATGCTATACAGAATCAGCTAAAGCTGGCTCCTACTTATGCTTCTTTGATCAGCAAGGAAAAAGAGGTTGCTGGTGTCTACAGAGATTTGCAGTCTGCCTGTTATATCTTCTTTGTTCAAAAAACTAAAGCCACTTGGGTTAATCAAGGTGACAACAATATAAGATATTTTCATAGTATTTTGAAAGTGAGAAGTGCCAAAAATAAGGTTTTTCTTATTGAGGATCACCAAGGTATTGCTCATACTGATGCTAATCAAATCCAGGCTGCCTTTTTACACTACTATGAGGAACTTCTTGGAACAGCTGCTGATACTACACCTGTGAGTCACTCTCTTGTTCAACTGGGACCAATGTGTACTCCTTATCATTGTGAGGTATTACTTTCTCCTGTTACCAAGGCTGAAATTAAGGAAGCTATTTTTTCAATTCCTAACCACAAGGCCTCTGGTCCTGATGGTTTTTCTAGTgctttcttcaaagatttctag